From Nitrospinota bacterium, the proteins below share one genomic window:
- a CDS encoding AAA family ATPase: MQLREIHIDGFGIFSNKRITGLTPGINIIYGKNEFGKTTLLEFIRRILFGFPTKKEKTNLYTPVSGGSLGGSLKVVLQNSEDLIISRSPGAHGGNVRVSTPSEVLQGQTVLNHLLGNASKDIYRNIYAFTIDELHDFNTLNSEEVKSRIYGAGLGLGNISLKDIEKEIESYCTQIFRPRGSSQMGALMEKIKVAELDILQIQKNLSLFDELQEKHNRMLKEKVKVQNSLEDLESGKRTLETQVRLYEDTIQYLEAQNKLETLEDISQFPENGLKTFESMKTEKKNLFLRIEEEESALQTIKDNREALTVNHELLKHEEIVNRLQQSIQSVLSVSQDLDRVRFEREDLDMQIAEEIKSIDRNWNEESVMTFDLTEAEKGQIEEFYDSFESLRKEKALYQDRLESHRRTKAEKMSEGWNIPEWLKLFYYGFTATGLLGVILGGYFMNIPLLIVAMVLIAGGIFLFKKTLKSKNDFSKEDLAEKNLSRQYEQKQKELDDKFEDWRQWLTDRNLDSSIAPITTKNIANTARQIKNMIAQRSRLDERIQQMETICEQARENVQALESLVPGVSLKNDLHINIEVICKSFDEHKSKREKNNLLEIQYKSQTDKLKNLENHYEKLSDDLTKYIQSAGAKDSMDFMSKQSIMEMKKSLEETIFQKKGIIQSNIGLGEHFEKFVNAIQSSPFEETKQKLSRIKVELDEQHANREQLLQDIGETLNEIEKLSTNNDLLAKQTELETMKQQLQSLAREWAAYKGALVLLDSAKQEYEKTRQPGVIRSAEGLFAQITGGSYHRIIKTIDQDEVLIENDRHQRKGVLEMSRGTREQLYLAMRLGLIDEYETRSEPLPAIMDDVFVNFDDERDKHVIEILNSFSQQRQVLVLTCHQRSLDSYKDIGANLIKV; the protein is encoded by the coding sequence ATGCAATTACGCGAAATTCATATAGACGGCTTTGGAATTTTTTCTAATAAACGAATCACCGGGCTAACACCCGGAATCAATATCATTTATGGAAAAAATGAATTTGGGAAAACAACACTGCTGGAATTTATACGGCGTATCCTTTTCGGTTTTCCGACTAAAAAAGAAAAAACCAACCTATATACTCCTGTTTCTGGAGGTTCACTCGGTGGAAGTTTAAAAGTCGTGCTGCAGAACAGTGAAGATTTGATCATATCAAGAAGCCCGGGAGCTCATGGAGGCAATGTCAGGGTTTCAACCCCCAGCGAAGTCCTGCAAGGTCAAACTGTTTTAAACCATCTTCTTGGAAATGCCTCAAAAGATATTTACCGAAATATTTATGCTTTCACGATCGATGAACTGCATGACTTCAACACTCTTAACAGCGAAGAAGTCAAAAGCCGCATATATGGCGCAGGACTCGGACTGGGGAATATTTCGCTTAAAGACATAGAAAAAGAAATCGAATCGTATTGCACACAAATTTTTCGACCTCGTGGCTCCTCACAAATGGGCGCTTTGATGGAAAAAATCAAAGTCGCGGAACTTGACATATTACAAATACAGAAAAACCTGTCACTCTTTGATGAGCTCCAAGAAAAACATAACAGGATGTTGAAGGAAAAAGTCAAAGTGCAAAATTCCCTGGAGGATCTTGAGTCGGGAAAACGAACCCTGGAAACACAAGTCAGGCTTTACGAAGATACTATCCAGTACCTGGAAGCACAAAATAAACTAGAGACTCTTGAAGACATTTCCCAGTTCCCTGAAAACGGACTGAAGACTTTTGAAAGCATGAAAACGGAAAAGAAAAATCTGTTCCTTCGCATTGAAGAAGAAGAGTCTGCCCTACAAACAATAAAAGATAACCGAGAAGCCCTGACCGTAAACCATGAACTGTTAAAGCATGAAGAAATTGTCAATCGACTGCAACAATCTATACAATCCGTTTTATCAGTTTCGCAAGATCTGGATAGAGTTCGCTTCGAGCGGGAAGATCTGGATATGCAAATTGCCGAAGAAATCAAGTCCATTGACAGGAACTGGAATGAAGAATCTGTGATGACTTTTGACTTAACCGAGGCAGAAAAGGGCCAAATAGAAGAGTTTTATGACAGTTTTGAAAGCCTGAGAAAAGAAAAAGCTCTGTATCAAGACAGGCTTGAAAGTCATCGCAGGACAAAAGCTGAAAAAATGTCAGAAGGCTGGAATATCCCGGAATGGTTAAAATTGTTCTATTACGGTTTCACGGCAACAGGACTGCTGGGAGTGATCCTTGGTGGATACTTTATGAATATCCCCCTATTAATAGTAGCAATGGTTCTTATTGCAGGAGGTATTTTCCTTTTTAAGAAAACATTGAAGAGCAAAAATGATTTCAGCAAAGAAGATCTGGCTGAGAAAAACCTTTCCCGCCAATATGAACAAAAACAAAAAGAGCTGGACGACAAGTTCGAGGATTGGCGACAGTGGCTGACAGACAGAAACCTTGACTCAAGTATCGCCCCAATCACCACCAAAAATATTGCAAATACAGCTCGACAGATTAAAAACATGATCGCTCAACGGTCAAGACTGGATGAACGAATTCAGCAAATGGAAACCATCTGTGAGCAGGCCAGAGAAAATGTTCAAGCTCTCGAATCACTGGTTCCGGGGGTCTCTTTAAAAAATGATCTGCATATAAATATTGAAGTTATTTGCAAGTCTTTTGATGAACATAAATCCAAACGTGAAAAGAACAACTTGCTGGAAATTCAATATAAAAGCCAAACCGACAAACTCAAAAACCTTGAAAACCATTACGAAAAACTTTCTGACGATCTTACAAAGTATATCCAGTCAGCTGGCGCGAAAGATTCAATGGATTTTATGAGTAAGCAATCGATCATGGAAATGAAAAAATCTTTAGAAGAAACAATCTTTCAGAAAAAAGGAATCATACAATCAAATATAGGGCTGGGAGAACATTTTGAAAAGTTTGTGAATGCCATCCAATCCTCGCCTTTTGAAGAAACCAAGCAAAAGCTTAGCAGAATAAAAGTTGAGCTGGATGAACAACATGCAAACCGTGAACAGCTATTGCAAGATATAGGTGAAACCTTAAATGAGATTGAAAAATTATCTACCAATAACGATCTGCTTGCAAAACAAACGGAACTTGAAACCATGAAGCAACAATTGCAATCTTTGGCCCGTGAATGGGCTGCATATAAAGGAGCTCTGGTTCTTCTCGATTCCGCCAAGCAAGAATACGAAAAAACCCGACAACCTGGAGTGATCCGCTCAGCAGAAGGCCTTTTTGCCCAAATCACCGGGGGCAGTTATCACCGAATCATCAAAACCATTGATCAGGATGAGGTCTTGATTGAAAATGACCGGCATCAGAGAAAAGGGGTTCTCGAAATGAGCCGGGGAACGCGGGAACAACTTTATCTTGCCATGCGACTGGGTTTAATCGATGAGTATGAAACCCGTTCTGAACCACTCCCAGCAATAATGGATGACGTGTTTGTAAATTTTGATGATGAGAGAGACAAACATGTCATAGAAATTCTCAATAGTTTCAGCCAGCAGCGCCAGGTTCTGGTTCTCACCTGCCACCAACGCTCCCTGGATTCCTACAAAGACATCGGCGCTAATCTCATTAAGGTCTGA
- the csrA gene encoding carbon storage regulator CsrA gives MLVLTRKIGESIKINEDVKITVIDVKGKNIRLGIEAPRETKIYREEVFLRIKEENKTAATSQKFDLSKVSQLMKDKIKK, from the coding sequence ATGCTTGTTCTTACCCGAAAAATTGGCGAAAGCATCAAAATTAATGAAGATGTCAAAATAACCGTTATAGATGTAAAGGGCAAGAATATTCGCCTGGGTATTGAAGCCCCCCGTGAGACTAAAATTTATCGAGAAGAGGTTTTTTTGAGAATTAAAGAAGAAAACAAAACTGCAGCTACTTCGCAAAAATTTGACCTTTCCAAGGTATCTCAATTAATGAAGGATAAAATTAAAAAATGA
- a CDS encoding DNA repair exonuclease — protein sequence MTSFRFIHCSDLHIDSPFKGLASQMPSISQRLRESTFQSFNNIVKLAVDEKVDAVLIAGDIFDGADRSLQAQLKFRRGLLELSQKGIPSFIVHGNHDPSNSWSHTMDWPENTNIFPGNKVERLPVIKEGKTLAWVYGISYPQKEVNENLAIKFKKENDQGFTIGLLHTNVGQHPGHDNYAPCNLQDLITSNFDYWALGHVHDFKILRENNPCVVYSGNTQARHLKEAGPKGCCLVTLHSKAPANIRFVPTDVVSYRSADVDVSSAASITEVLRAMQLKVEELAKASMTHEGLVTRMVLTGRTTIHNELQKPGTLKTLEEEINTFFEVHSPWILVDLSSQTAGTYDIESLKEGKDFVADLLSLCGEGQSKELQSKIQEAIKPVFESWAGRKYLESDRDIESITIKARNLALDQLVNRENQ from the coding sequence ATGACGTCTTTTAGATTTATCCATTGCTCCGATCTTCATATTGACAGCCCCTTCAAAGGCCTGGCTTCTCAAATGCCTTCAATCTCTCAGCGTCTTCGGGAGTCCACCTTTCAATCATTCAATAATATCGTAAAACTCGCTGTAGACGAAAAAGTTGATGCCGTTCTTATTGCCGGAGATATTTTCGATGGGGCAGATCGAAGTTTACAGGCACAATTAAAGTTTCGACGAGGTCTTCTGGAGTTGTCCCAGAAAGGGATTCCTTCATTTATTGTGCATGGCAATCATGACCCGTCTAACAGCTGGTCTCATACAATGGACTGGCCAGAGAACACCAATATTTTTCCTGGGAACAAAGTAGAGCGCCTCCCTGTTATCAAGGAAGGAAAAACTCTTGCCTGGGTATACGGAATCAGCTATCCACAAAAAGAAGTGAACGAGAATCTCGCAATAAAGTTCAAAAAAGAAAATGACCAGGGTTTTACAATCGGTCTCCTGCACACGAATGTCGGGCAACACCCCGGGCATGACAACTATGCTCCATGTAACTTACAAGATTTAATAACCAGTAATTTTGATTACTGGGCTCTGGGGCACGTGCACGATTTCAAAATTCTACGTGAAAATAATCCATGCGTTGTTTATTCAGGAAACACCCAGGCAAGACATTTAAAGGAAGCGGGCCCAAAAGGTTGTTGCCTCGTCACCCTGCACTCTAAGGCACCCGCAAATATAAGATTCGTTCCCACCGATGTAGTGAGCTATCGTTCTGCTGACGTTGATGTCAGCAGCGCCGCCAGCATTACTGAAGTATTGAGAGCGATGCAGCTTAAAGTGGAAGAGCTTGCCAAAGCATCTATGACTCATGAAGGCCTTGTAACCCGTATGGTTTTAACCGGGAGAACTACAATACATAATGAGCTACAAAAACCCGGAACGCTCAAGACTTTAGAGGAAGAAATCAATACCTTCTTTGAAGTCCATTCGCCCTGGATTCTGGTAGATCTTTCCTCCCAAACGGCTGGCACTTATGACATTGAATCATTAAAAGAAGGAAAAGATTTTGTCGCCGACCTGTTAAGTCTTTGTGGAGAAGGTCAGAGCAAGGAGTTACAAAGTAAAATTCAAGAAGCTATAAAGCCCGTATTCGAATCATGGGCAGGCAGAAAATATTTAGAGAGTGACCGGGATATTGAAAGCATCACTATAAAAGCACGCAACCTGGCACTTGATCAACTGGTCAACCGCGAAAACCAATAA
- a CDS encoding response regulator, whose protein sequence is MPGTDGWTVLTELKADPELANIPVFVISMVDDENKGYSLGASEYLTKPIDRTRIHILMKRYKWDSGSALVVEDDTGTRKMLSKMLEDYGLNVAEAGNGRIALDEVQKKPPSVIFLDLMMPVMDGFEFLEELRKKPKWRSIPIVVITSKNLTHADRLRLNGGVEKLIEKKSLEQNDFLKEVRYILEPQASSSSL, encoded by the coding sequence ATGCCGGGGACGGATGGATGGACCGTTTTGACAGAGTTAAAAGCCGATCCTGAATTGGCGAATATACCCGTGTTTGTCATCTCTATGGTAGATGATGAAAACAAGGGTTATTCCCTCGGCGCCTCAGAATATCTCACAAAACCTATTGACCGGACCCGAATTCACATACTGATGAAAAGGTACAAATGGGATAGCGGCTCGGCACTTGTAGTGGAAGATGACACAGGCACCCGAAAAATGTTGTCCAAAATGCTGGAAGACTATGGCCTGAACGTTGCTGAAGCAGGAAATGGGAGAATTGCCCTGGATGAAGTGCAGAAAAAGCCTCCAAGTGTTATCTTCTTAGATCTTATGATGCCTGTTATGGATGGATTTGAGTTTCTCGAAGAATTGCGAAAAAAACCGAAATGGCGGTCTATTCCTATTGTGGTCATCACCTCAAAAAATCTCACCCATGCAGATCGACTGCGCCTGAACGGAGGTGTGGAAAAACTGATTGAAAAGAAATCTCTCGAACAAAACGACTTTCTAAAAGAAGTCCGCTACATTCTGGAACCCCAGGCATCCTCATCCTCGTTATAA
- a CDS encoding aldo/keto reductase translates to MEYRRFGKTEEKISVITLGGMRFKHGWNPPRTYLPAESVQNCIEITRQALKLGINHIETAHGYMKSENLFGVALKELGVPRESFKMMTKGAPMTGDETRALVEEQLNSLQLDYIDFYGWHGINNAERLKAAVKPGGPVEVLHKLREEGIIRHIGFSTHGPLDVIMQALNTDLFSFMNLHFYYFFQRNQEAVRLAGQKDIGVFIISPNEKGGLLWKPSRKVEETCHPLTAIQFNGQFCLSYPEVTTLSMGIHEPEHFHQNLSILNGDDYISPETRILQEKMDNLLSNTSELCTLCSECLPCPEEINIPEVLRFRNLLEAYDMVDYGKFRYNMFEGEGHWFPGNFASKCTECGDCLERCPEKLEIPKLLKQTHKDLFDRNSWVKNKAFQLAASFAKFFRKFISGLT, encoded by the coding sequence ATGGAATATCGTCGGTTTGGAAAAACAGAAGAAAAAATATCGGTAATTACTCTTGGAGGAATGCGTTTTAAACATGGGTGGAATCCACCTCGCACGTATCTTCCTGCTGAATCAGTACAAAATTGTATTGAAATCACACGGCAGGCTCTGAAACTTGGTATCAATCATATTGAAACGGCGCATGGATATATGAAGAGTGAAAACCTGTTTGGGGTTGCGTTGAAGGAATTGGGTGTGCCTCGCGAGAGTTTCAAGATGATGACCAAGGGAGCTCCGATGACAGGAGATGAAACTCGCGCACTGGTTGAAGAACAATTGAACAGTCTGCAACTGGACTATATTGATTTTTATGGATGGCATGGGATCAATAATGCAGAAAGACTGAAGGCTGCGGTTAAGCCGGGAGGACCGGTGGAGGTTTTACATAAACTACGGGAGGAGGGAATCATCCGGCACATAGGCTTCTCCACGCATGGTCCTCTGGATGTTATTATGCAAGCATTGAATACGGATCTTTTTAGCTTCATGAATCTGCATTTTTATTATTTTTTTCAGCGTAACCAGGAGGCGGTGCGATTGGCGGGACAGAAGGATATTGGCGTGTTCATCATCTCTCCTAATGAAAAGGGTGGCTTGTTGTGGAAACCTTCTCGAAAAGTTGAGGAAACCTGTCACCCTTTAACAGCTATCCAGTTTAATGGACAATTCTGCTTGAGCTATCCTGAGGTCACGACTTTAAGCATGGGGATTCATGAGCCAGAGCATTTCCATCAAAACCTTTCGATCTTGAACGGGGATGACTATATATCGCCAGAGACCCGTATTCTTCAGGAAAAGATGGATAATCTTCTTTCTAATACATCTGAACTATGTACTCTATGCTCGGAATGTTTGCCTTGTCCCGAAGAGATTAATATTCCCGAAGTGCTGCGTTTTCGAAATTTGCTGGAAGCCTACGACATGGTGGATTACGGAAAGTTTCGATACAACATGTTTGAAGGTGAAGGACATTGGTTCCCGGGGAACTTTGCTTCAAAATGTACCGAATGTGGAGATTGTTTGGAGCGTTGTCCTGAAAAGTTGGAAATTCCTAAATTATTGAAGCAAACCCATAAAGACTTATTTGACCGAAATTCCTGGGTTAAGAATAAGGCTTTCCAATTAGCAGCTTCGTTCGCTAAATTTTTTCGTAAATTTATTTCAGGTCTTACTTGA
- a CDS encoding flagellar assembly protein FliW has product MKLETTRFGIIDIEEKQIIEFPDGLYGFEKENQFTFLPFNPNVESPMEWMQSIQSPHLAFVITDPYVYVPDYKLKLLEEDMNRVGLGIDDSFLTRAIVTIPENYTEMTANLVAPLVINSKKCIGKQFVLTSMEYDTRHYLLPEEMRTTTATSH; this is encoded by the coding sequence ATGAAGCTAGAAACAACCCGCTTCGGCATTATTGATATTGAGGAAAAACAGATCATCGAATTTCCAGATGGTTTATATGGATTTGAAAAGGAAAATCAATTTACCTTTCTCCCTTTTAACCCGAATGTGGAAAGTCCCATGGAGTGGATGCAGTCAATTCAGTCACCCCATCTGGCTTTTGTGATCACAGATCCTTATGTATACGTTCCGGACTACAAACTGAAGTTGCTGGAAGAGGATATGAATAGAGTGGGTCTGGGTATTGACGATTCTTTTCTCACACGCGCGATTGTAACGATTCCCGAAAACTATACGGAAATGACCGCGAACCTGGTTGCTCCGCTGGTGATAAATTCCAAAAAATGTATAGGAAAACAGTTTGTATTGACCAGCATGGAATATGATACCCGCCATTACCTCCTCCCGGAAGAAATGAGAACCACCACCGCTACCTCCCACTAG
- a CDS encoding 3-isopropylmalate dehydratase has protein sequence MNKVIEGVAYVLGNDIDTDQIIPAEHLVYSLSDPEERKNYGKFALSGVPAEQAGLPEGKVPFTEDGNSQSKYSIIIGGKNFGCGSSREHAPACMEIAGVRAVVAESYARIFYRNSVDGGFFIPFECVKRLVEEIKTGDELIIDLNANTLANRSSNKTYELKSLGEVIEIIEAGNIFEYARKSGMIPSK, from the coding sequence ATGAATAAAGTGATTGAAGGCGTGGCGTATGTTCTGGGCAATGATATTGATACGGATCAGATCATTCCTGCCGAACATTTGGTGTACAGTTTGAGTGACCCTGAAGAGCGTAAGAATTATGGAAAGTTTGCCTTGTCAGGTGTGCCTGCTGAGCAGGCAGGTTTGCCGGAAGGGAAGGTCCCTTTCACTGAAGATGGCAATAGCCAGTCGAAATATTCCATCATTATTGGAGGTAAAAACTTTGGATGCGGGTCTTCTCGTGAACATGCCCCAGCCTGCATGGAGATTGCGGGAGTTCGTGCTGTTGTTGCTGAGTCCTATGCGCGTATTTTTTACCGGAATTCAGTGGATGGTGGCTTCTTCATACCTTTTGAATGTGTTAAACGCCTGGTTGAAGAAATTAAAACCGGTGATGAATTGATTATTGATTTGAATGCGAACACCCTTGCCAATCGTTCTAGCAATAAAACATATGAATTGAAATCCCTCGGTGAGGTGATTGAGATTATAGAGGCGGGAAATATATTTGAGTATGCACGGAAATCAGGAATGATCCCATCCAAGTGA
- a CDS encoding formylglycine-generating enzyme family protein yields MWWVKMIFNAVLKVKFWLFLFALWGVVVLNGEAGETVLVPEGPFIMGSTDEDILWAAKQFHSESLDWYRDETPAHTVTLPAFRIDKYEVTVSEYRSYMEATGKPAPRELENSRLNQPRQPIVSVSWQDAKDYCLWADKRLPTEMEWEKAARGADKRNYPWGNEPDRLNANIRGNGDDYRNTSPVGKFPEGASPYGVMDMSGNVWEWTENWYQPHPGNEYPNDLYGQRFKVIKGGSWDSNLDLARPAIRGKATPDQKKNYIGFRCVASN; encoded by the coding sequence ATGTGGTGGGTGAAAATGATTTTTAATGCAGTTCTTAAAGTAAAGTTTTGGCTGTTTTTGTTTGCGCTGTGGGGAGTTGTTGTTTTAAACGGGGAAGCAGGGGAAACGGTCCTGGTTCCTGAAGGACCCTTCATAATGGGAAGCACTGATGAAGATATTCTCTGGGCGGCCAAGCAGTTCCATTCAGAATCTCTTGACTGGTATCGAGATGAAACTCCGGCACATACTGTGACCTTGCCTGCATTTCGGATAGATAAGTATGAGGTCACTGTTTCAGAGTATAGATCTTATATGGAAGCGACTGGAAAGCCGGCTCCGCGCGAGCTTGAAAATTCACGTTTGAATCAACCCCGTCAACCCATAGTGAGCGTTTCCTGGCAGGATGCAAAGGACTATTGCCTTTGGGCTGATAAACGCCTGCCAACTGAAATGGAATGGGAAAAGGCGGCTCGAGGTGCGGATAAGCGGAATTATCCCTGGGGAAACGAGCCAGACCGTCTTAATGCAAATATACGTGGTAATGGAGATGATTACCGAAATACAAGTCCGGTTGGAAAATTTCCAGAAGGAGCCAGCCCATATGGGGTGATGGATATGTCTGGAAATGTATGGGAATGGACTGAGAATTGGTATCAACCGCATCCTGGAAACGAATACCCCAATGATTTATACGGGCAAAGATTTAAAGTAATCAAGGGCGGATCGTGGGACTCCAATCTGGATTTGGCTCGCCCCGCGATTCGCGGGAAAGCAACGCCGGATCAGAAAAAAAACTATATTGGGTTTCGCTGCGTAGCTTCAAATTAA